Proteins encoded within one genomic window of Pigmentiphaga sp. H8:
- a CDS encoding MarR family winged helix-turn-helix transcriptional regulator: protein MAAQQADLWFSFVRAHRWMIREIERRLAAADLPPYAWYDALWGLESGPGGTRRMHELADVLAIERYNLTRLVDRLEREGLVTRARSAEDGRAAYASITKEGRALRRKMWKVYETAVDELFLSRFSGAERDLFAKALDHAAADARRSMEAGGAG, encoded by the coding sequence ATGGCCGCACAGCAAGCCGATCTTTGGTTCTCGTTCGTCCGCGCGCATCGCTGGATGATCCGGGAGATCGAGCGCCGCCTTGCCGCCGCGGACCTGCCTCCCTATGCCTGGTACGACGCCTTGTGGGGGCTGGAAAGCGGTCCCGGCGGCACCCGCCGCATGCACGAGCTGGCCGACGTCCTGGCCATCGAGCGCTACAACCTGACGCGGCTGGTGGATCGCCTGGAGCGCGAGGGGCTGGTCACGCGGGCGCGTTCGGCCGAGGACGGCCGGGCGGCCTACGCCTCGATCACCAAGGAGGGGCGCGCGCTGCGCCGCAAGATGTGGAAGGTGTACGAGACCGCCGTGGACGAACTTTTCCTGTCCCGGTTCAGCGGCGCCGAACGGGACCTGTTCGCCAAGGCGCTGGACCATGCCGCGGCGGACGCCAGGCGGTCGATGGAGGCGGGCGGCGCCGGCTAG
- a CDS encoding pyruvate dehydrogenase produces the protein MSFSFVSNDDAATRRAAASCLAALSPCGKPAGQASLSPWQTIEASARVLEADALADRAWVVRSRAANGATAMASAWPIWFRRNAARYERPLVCLCRIPSVAGLQGLAAQLRQRGVLCNEATAWREGAIPERHAELPLWLADNLDYVPYDLACADEARAVLEGALKDMYGHGTRRFYYLSAHDLPTRAGTIMDPAMASDAVRGMYLARAIPAGAAIARVRLLAAGTVLHAGLRAARLLWRGWRIGAEVWSCPSYTRLAREARQASWRALLHPDEPAEASHLVRCLARGRGPVIAATAYPRRIAEQIGAHVSGPFMAVGDDSMAIAPRDDPLSSRALALAAIKVLQEAGR, from the coding sequence ATGTCCTTTTCCTTCGTTTCGAACGACGATGCCGCCACCCGCCGCGCGGCGGCCAGTTGTCTGGCGGCATTGAGCCCCTGCGGGAAACCAGCCGGGCAGGCTTCGCTCAGCCCCTGGCAGACCATCGAGGCCAGCGCGCGGGTGCTGGAAGCCGATGCGCTGGCGGACCGCGCGTGGGTGGTCCGCAGCCGCGCCGCGAACGGCGCGACAGCGATGGCCAGCGCTTGGCCGATCTGGTTCCGCCGCAATGCGGCCCGCTACGAACGGCCCCTGGTCTGCCTGTGCCGCATTCCGTCGGTGGCCGGGTTGCAAGGGCTGGCGGCGCAGTTGCGCCAACGCGGCGTGCTGTGCAACGAAGCCACCGCCTGGCGGGAAGGGGCCATCCCGGAGCGCCACGCGGAACTGCCGCTGTGGCTGGCCGACAACCTGGACTATGTGCCCTACGACCTGGCCTGCGCCGACGAGGCCCGGGCCGTTCTGGAAGGTGCCCTGAAGGACATGTATGGCCACGGCACCCGCCGCTTCTACTATCTGTCGGCGCACGACCTGCCAACCCGAGCCGGCACCATCATGGATCCGGCCATGGCATCCGATGCGGTACGGGGCATGTACCTGGCTCGAGCCATCCCGGCCGGAGCCGCCATTGCCCGCGTCCGGCTGCTCGCGGCGGGGACGGTACTGCATGCCGGGTTGCGCGCGGCGCGCTTGTTGTGGCGGGGCTGGCGCATAGGCGCGGAGGTCTGGAGCTGCCCGAGCTACACGCGGCTGGCGCGCGAAGCGCGCCAGGCTTCGTGGCGTGCGCTGTTGCACCCGGACGAGCCGGCGGAAGCTTCGCATCTCGTCCGCTGCCTGGCGCGGGGCCGGGGTCCGGTCATCGCGGCCACCGCCTACCCCCGCCGCATCGCCGAACAGATCGGCGCCCACGTGAGCGGGCCGTTCATGGCCGTGGGCGATGACTCCATGGCGATCGCGCCGCGGGACGACCCGCTGTCATCCCGGGCGCTTGCCCTGGCGGCAATCAAGGTGTTGCAGGAGGCGGGCCGCTAG
- a CDS encoding glutathione S-transferase family protein encodes MTRKDAITLYTADTPNGLKIGIFLQEAGIPYAQVALDLGRGDQHQPDYLAINPNGKIPAIVDGDAGLAIFESGAILDYLADKSERFSASTPAGRAQVRQWLYFQVGGIGPMLGQLWWFLHGAGGTNAEAIARYRKESHRLFGVVERRLRASRFLAMDDYTIADMAAFPWLRTHEELDLDVADYPAVRRWLADIAARPAVQRAIAANRLPGTSRHDAAATVARA; translated from the coding sequence ATGACCAGGAAAGACGCCATCACGCTCTATACCGCCGACACGCCCAACGGGCTGAAGATCGGCATTTTTCTTCAGGAAGCGGGTATCCCGTACGCCCAGGTCGCACTGGACCTGGGGCGGGGCGACCAGCACCAGCCGGACTACCTGGCCATCAATCCCAACGGCAAGATTCCCGCTATCGTCGATGGGGATGCCGGGCTGGCGATATTCGAATCGGGCGCCATCCTGGACTATCTGGCGGACAAGTCCGAGCGCTTCTCGGCATCGACCCCGGCGGGGCGCGCGCAGGTGCGCCAATGGCTGTACTTTCAGGTGGGCGGCATCGGTCCCATGCTGGGGCAGTTGTGGTGGTTCCTGCACGGCGCCGGCGGCACCAATGCCGAGGCCATCGCTCGCTACCGGAAAGAATCCCATCGTTTGTTCGGCGTGGTCGAACGCCGGCTGCGGGCATCCCGCTTCCTGGCGATGGACGACTACACGATCGCCGACATGGCGGCCTTTCCATGGCTGCGCACGCATGAGGAACTGGACCTCGACGTCGCGGACTATCCGGCGGTTCGCCGCTGGCTGGCGGACATCGCGGCGCGGCCGGCGGTACAGCGGGCCATCGCGGCCAATCGCCTGCCGGGCACCTCGCGCCACGATGCCGCGGCGACGGTCGCGCGGGCGTAG